The following nucleotide sequence is from Nocardioides daedukensis.
GCCGGGGCGTGGGCATTGGGTGACCGCAGTCGGTGCAGGCCACACCGATCACCTGTGGCGGGTCGGTTCCTTCGACCCGTGGTCGTGGATCGCTCATCAATCTCACTCCTCAAGGTGCCCGAGAGCACTGCAACGGATAAACAAACAATAGGTTGGTTAACTGGGGCATGCAAGCACCATGCGCCCCCACCGGCTATCGGTCGCTGACCAGTGTGGGGTCGAAGGGGAAGGGCGCGATGCTCCGTGCGCGACCGGAGAACAGGGTGTCGAAGGTCTGGTCGAGATTCTCCTGGGTGAACCCACCGGGCTGCTGCACGGTGGACTGCGGCTGCCAACCCTGCATCAGTTGCACGGTGTCGCCGAAGACGGTGAACACCTGTCCGGTGACATCGCCCGCGCTCTCGCCAGCCAGCCACCCGACGACGGTGGAAACCTGCTCGGGTCGGTAGTTCCCGAAGGCCTGGGTCGACTCGTCGGTGCTCGTGCCCCAGGTGTGATCCACCATCCGGGTGCGGGCCCGCGGGGCCACGGCATTGACCGTCACGCCATACTGCTCCAGCTCCCGGGCTGCAGCCTGGGTCAGGGCCGCGATGCCGGCCTTCGCCGCGGAATAGTTCGTCTGACCGGCGTTTCCGTAGAGACCGGACTCGCTGACCGTGTTGATCACCCGTCCACCGGCCGGGCTCCCGGTCTCGGCGGAGGTACGACGCCAGTGGCGCGCGGCGGCTCGAAGGGGCGCGGCATGGCCGCGCAGGTGGGTCCGGACGACCTCGTCCCACTCGTCGGCGTCCATGTTGAAGATCATCCGGTCACGCAGGATCCCGGCGTTGTTCACCACG
It contains:
- a CDS encoding SDR family NAD(P)-dependent oxidoreductase, translating into MTRSSPLAGPRAGPLAGRTALVTGSGRGLGRAHALHLADLGASVVVNDREVSTTGEPIDGDAADEVVATILASGGRAIAFRGDCASFEEAERMVAKSVATFGSLDIVVNNAGILRDRMIFNMDADEWDEVVRTHLRGHAAPLRAAARHWRRTSAETGSPAGGRVINTVSESGLYGNAGQTNYSAAKAGIAALTQAAARELEQYGVTVNAVAPRARTRMVDHTWGTSTDESTQAFGNYRPEQVSTVVGWLAGESAGDVTGQVFTVFGDTVQLMQGWQPQSTVQQPGGFTQENLDQTFDTLFSGRARSIAPFPFDPTLVSDR